The Polyangium mundeleinium genome contains the following window.
GCGGGTGGTATGAGCGGCAGAACGGGAAACCCCAGGAAGTTTCGTGTCGGAGAGCAGCGGCGCGCACGGTTCGTCGGAGATCGAGGCGCTCGTACGGGGCGCGCTCGGCGGGAGCCGTGCGTCCCAGCGCGTGCTCATCGAGGACGTGCTCGCGCCGGTCGTCCAGGCCCGCGTCGCCCGTGTCCTCGTCCGGCGCCTGAGCTCGAAGGGGGATCTGCGCACCGAGATGATGGATCTCTGCCAGCAGGTCTTCGTGCACGTCTTCGGCAATGACCTCCTCGCGCGCTGGGATCCGGCCGTGGGCCCGCTCGGCGCGTTCGTCGGGACCATCGCGGAGAACCACGTCCGCTCGATCCTGCGCAGCCGCGTCCGTAGCCCCTTCACCGAAATCGCGACCGAGCAGGAGGCCCTGGAGCTCGCGCTGCCCCGCGGCGAGCAGAGCCACGAGACCACGCTCGTCTCGCGCGAGGCGCTGCGGAGGCTCGAAGCCGAGCTCGACGACGAGGAGCGGGAGGGGTTTTTCGCGTTCTTCGTGGACGAGCGATCCATCGAGGAGATGTGCGTGGTCACAGGCAAGAGCCGGGAGGCGGTCTACAAGCAACGCCAGCGGCTCCGGGAGCGCGTGCGGCGGATCCTCGACGACGAGGCCGCGAGCTCGCGCCCCCCCGCGCGCGGGGCGCCGAGGACCCGGGAGGAGGGGCTGTGAGCAAAGAGCAGGATCCGCGGATCGAGGACCTCGCCCGGCG
Protein-coding sequences here:
- a CDS encoding RNA polymerase sigma factor, with product MSESSGAHGSSEIEALVRGALGGSRASQRVLIEDVLAPVVQARVARVLVRRLSSKGDLRTEMMDLCQQVFVHVFGNDLLARWDPAVGPLGAFVGTIAENHVRSILRSRVRSPFTEIATEQEALELALPRGEQSHETTLVSREALRRLEAELDDEEREGFFAFFVDERSIEEMCVVTGKSREAVYKQRQRLRERVRRILDDEAASSRPPARGAPRTREEGL